Proteins encoded by one window of Paenibacillus urinalis:
- a CDS encoding MFS transporter produces MLHKWFNTKLQSRSLLSNKIFMRLFSAYATASFGDWFDAIAIQVLLVYRWGVTPMTLALVPVAMALPGLLLGSLAGTIADRVPKVRLMFLCDLLSAVLTLCLLVAPSIYWIIPVLMLRSAVSTFVMPAQQAMTRQVVKEEELLQATSINGLVNQLSKIAGPLLGGVILAMFTPQICILIGAAGRIASCAMLWTVRHASDDVKKTIPVSNAYTEVVQSEEGYIRRGTVWQEWKEGWKYLLQRRVLLHTMIYCFFGLTALLMVDYQFTVLLREIAPNNESMLGILVAAIGLGAVIVLLIVNRQEHIGYRFGLGTGAMGIGLGIAGLGLVPSGSSSWMITGLALVIGLGNGLYMVTNQTIMQKESSTEMVGRVFGISNTLVSVALVTAPLAGGAIIELAGVKSAFFGIGFIVAMIGLIGLLFGKKWWGVQHMRSEDQHESKQAAIQ; encoded by the coding sequence ATGCTGCATAAATGGTTCAACACCAAACTCCAGAGTCGAAGTCTACTCTCTAATAAAATATTTATGAGGCTGTTCTCTGCCTACGCGACAGCTTCTTTTGGCGATTGGTTTGATGCCATTGCCATTCAGGTGCTGCTCGTCTATCGGTGGGGAGTAACACCAATGACCTTGGCACTGGTTCCTGTCGCCATGGCATTGCCGGGACTGCTGCTTGGCTCCTTAGCGGGTACAATTGCAGATCGAGTACCTAAGGTAAGGCTTATGTTCTTATGTGATTTATTAAGCGCCGTTCTGACCCTGTGTTTACTTGTCGCACCGAGTATCTACTGGATTATTCCCGTTCTTATGCTCCGGTCAGCCGTATCGACTTTTGTGATGCCAGCTCAGCAGGCGATGACAAGACAGGTGGTTAAGGAGGAGGAGCTGCTCCAAGCGACGTCGATTAATGGGCTGGTCAATCAGCTCTCCAAGATTGCGGGTCCTCTTCTCGGCGGTGTAATTCTCGCGATGTTCACACCTCAGATATGTATTTTAATCGGTGCAGCAGGAAGGATCGCTTCTTGTGCAATGCTCTGGACGGTTCGACATGCTTCAGACGATGTGAAGAAGACGATACCGGTCAGTAATGCTTACACAGAAGTGGTTCAATCCGAGGAAGGATATATTCGGAGAGGAACGGTGTGGCAGGAGTGGAAGGAAGGGTGGAAGTACCTTTTGCAGCGTCGGGTATTGCTGCATACGATGATTTATTGCTTTTTTGGCCTGACAGCCTTGTTGATGGTGGATTACCAGTTTACCGTTCTGCTCCGGGAGATTGCCCCTAATAACGAATCGATGCTGGGCATATTGGTAGCTGCAATTGGGCTGGGCGCAGTGATTGTGCTTCTCATTGTAAACAGGCAGGAGCATATAGGATACCGATTTGGCCTGGGTACAGGTGCGATGGGGATCGGTCTCGGCATTGCCGGGCTGGGGCTTGTTCCAAGCGGGAGCTCTTCATGGATGATCACTGGACTTGCCCTGGTTATTGGGCTCGGAAATGGTCTGTACATGGTCACGAACCAGACCATCATGCAGAAGGAGAGCAGTACAGAAATGGTAGGCCGTGTATTCGGCATTAGTAATACGCTGGTGAGTGTCGCGCTCGTCACTGCGCCTTTGGCAGGAGGGGCGATCATTGAGCTGGCGGGTGTAAAAAGCGCCTTTTTTGGGATTGGATTCATCGTTGCAATGATTGGATTGATAGGTCTGCTGTTCGGTAAGAAGTGGTGGGGAGTTCAGCACATGAGGAGTGAGGACCAGCATGAATCTAAGCAAGCAGCAATACAGTAA
- a CDS encoding TPR domain-containing glycosyltransferase, which translates to MKQPTLGVHMIIRNEEARLANCLASIQSIADEIIVVDTGSTDRSMQIAKQFGAVVVCSTWKEDFAKARNEGISLAGTDWILVLDADEELTHGQNEIKAFLQGTSADVCTIQLENWTGLQPEDRTFYEAERVFRNFRGFYYKGIIHEQLVRNDNMKPEGASEACIGKSPIRVQHYGYLPAVLQEKQTARRNLGLIQKALELDPKDTFHLYNLGVTCCQLGMWEQAKEAYEASLRDSPLSAPYRATLVRDLAKLLHALELYDEGRALLLTELLHYSDYAELHVLLGMIERSQGMMNLAYASFQAALEVKPAGSYVTDAGMNSYVPQVHMADIDKHKERWAQAEERYSASLEECPGYVPAAIGLADLLHLQGEKDTTITQRLLQLMTPTDPIFLYKAAHALSLCGAYEAALSVLPEDRIQASDEAWVRLCLMQTERYPWAAGRAQQQISLLQQAQAAAQEEVEDTAAIRTEGEREAEREKKTMTETERETGTRAATQESAETEAQVKERAAVMEMAVIDWSLSEWRIGARLPEALVTILGEQSRVYLQMEARLFHSGLQTEQSGEGEADTGAANPATDEGGADPGAPNPAAEARAEEAALSALAVRLCERAAECGWKQLVLQMKAAGLITTRQCAGILYRCGYRRTAADQYLELLAQDQLDADGAFELAELLYDQKLYAKSAALFDRAIQLNPQHQPSRAGAAASYLQLAYNTAVQTLNSAGQLPGASQLQSHLRKLGDSTLQLMDLGWQTRRSGRERRNGHV; encoded by the coding sequence TTGAAACAGCCTACACTAGGTGTTCACATGATTATACGTAACGAGGAAGCACGTCTTGCGAATTGTCTTGCCTCCATTCAGTCCATCGCGGATGAGATTATTGTTGTAGACACCGGGTCTACGGACAGATCTATGCAGATCGCTAAACAGTTCGGAGCAGTTGTCGTATGCAGCACCTGGAAGGAAGACTTCGCAAAGGCACGGAATGAAGGGATATCGCTGGCAGGGACCGACTGGATTCTGGTACTGGATGCAGATGAAGAGCTGACGCATGGTCAGAACGAGATCAAGGCTTTTTTGCAGGGGACATCTGCCGATGTCTGTACGATACAATTGGAGAATTGGACGGGATTGCAGCCCGAGGATCGAACGTTCTATGAGGCGGAGCGAGTATTTCGTAACTTTCGCGGATTTTATTATAAGGGAATCATTCATGAACAGCTTGTGCGAAACGACAACATGAAGCCAGAAGGAGCATCCGAAGCTTGTATCGGCAAAAGTCCGATTCGTGTGCAGCATTATGGCTATCTGCCTGCAGTTTTACAGGAGAAACAAACCGCTCGGCGTAACCTTGGCCTCATTCAAAAAGCATTGGAACTCGATCCGAAGGATACGTTCCATCTCTACAATCTTGGGGTTACTTGCTGTCAGCTTGGCATGTGGGAGCAGGCGAAGGAAGCTTATGAGGCATCACTACGGGATTCTCCGTTATCTGCACCTTACCGTGCGACACTGGTCCGTGATCTCGCTAAGCTGCTGCATGCACTGGAGCTGTATGATGAGGGGAGAGCTCTGTTATTGACGGAGCTGCTGCATTATTCAGATTATGCAGAGCTGCACGTTCTGCTCGGAATGATTGAAAGGTCACAAGGCATGATGAATCTTGCCTATGCGTCTTTTCAAGCGGCGCTTGAGGTGAAGCCTGCCGGTTCCTATGTAACGGATGCAGGAATGAACAGCTATGTGCCACAGGTACATATGGCAGATATTGATAAACATAAAGAGCGCTGGGCCCAGGCCGAAGAGCGATATTCTGCCAGTCTTGAGGAGTGTCCCGGCTACGTTCCTGCCGCGATTGGCCTTGCAGATCTTCTACATCTTCAAGGGGAAAAGGACACGACGATTACTCAGCGCTTACTTCAGCTCATGACGCCGACGGATCCGATATTCCTATATAAAGCAGCTCATGCCTTGAGCTTGTGCGGGGCATATGAAGCTGCGTTGTCCGTTCTGCCGGAGGACCGCATTCAAGCAAGTGATGAGGCTTGGGTACGTTTATGCCTCATGCAGACTGAGCGTTATCCGTGGGCAGCCGGACGCGCCCAGCAGCAGATCAGCTTGCTGCAGCAAGCACAAGCGGCTGCTCAAGAGGAAGTCGAAGACACAGCCGCGATCAGAACTGAAGGGGAGAGGGAAGCAGAGAGAGAAAAAAAGACAATGACAGAAACAGAGAGAGAGACAGGGACAAGAGCAGCGACACAAGAGTCCGCAGAGACAGAGGCGCAGGTGAAGGAGAGGGCAGCGGTAATGGAAATGGCAGTAATCGATTGGAGCTTATCCGAATGGAGGATAGGAGCCAGATTGCCGGAAGCTCTTGTGACGATACTTGGCGAACAATCGAGAGTGTATCTTCAGATGGAAGCTCGATTGTTTCATTCCGGGCTGCAGACGGAGCAGAGCGGCGAAGGTGAAGCGGATACGGGTGCTGCAAATCCTGCAACGGATGAAGGTGGAGCGGATCCGGGTGCTCCGAATCCTGCAGCGGAAGCTAGAGCGGAGGAAGCCGCACTGTCCGCTCTAGCTGTCCGCTTGTGTGAGCGGGCAGCAGAATGCGGCTGGAAGCAGCTTGTTCTTCAAATGAAAGCTGCCGGACTTATCACCACAAGACAGTGCGCTGGCATTCTGTATCGCTGTGGTTACCGCCGGACTGCGGCAGATCAGTACCTGGAGCTGCTAGCTCAAGACCAGCTGGATGCTGATGGGGCATTTGAGCTTGCTGAATTGCTGTACGATCAGAAGCTGTATGCCAAATCAGCGGCATTATTCGATAGAGCGATCCAGCTGAATCCCCAGCATCAACCATCCCGTGCGGGTGCAGCAGCGAGTTACTTACAGCTGGCTTACAACACGGCGGTCCAGACACTGAATTCAGCAGGGCAGCTGCCAGGAGCTTCCCAGCTTCAGAGTCATCTTAGGAAGCTGGGCGATTCTACTCTTCAATTGATGGATCTGGGATGGCAGACGCGGCGATCCGGACGAGAGCGGAGGAATGGGCATGTCTAG
- a CDS encoding glycosyltransferase, translating to MNNRSPISLCMIVRDEALFLEQCLASVASVVSEMIIVDTGSTDQSVDIARQYGATVVHMDWQSDFAAARNESLRHAAQPWVLIMDADEQLVEGQQSRLFSLLEASDGVYGFEVEIKSLLGRSGEESVTDSACRIFRNDTRIRFKGRIHEEAATSILALGANTLRASGLQLLHYGYLDHIVKQRNKSERNVQLINEALLQEPDSRILQYALGTEYFQLGEYDAAVRILEPLLDGMPPEAGYASDVFLKTIFALREKGELHQAVEKAEEGVSRYPGFADLQELKAVLLMDLGRDDEALGVLTNISHSREYTSVSGAGTYRSSYLMGIVYERMGEGKRACEAYEKAVEANPDYVPAWQRWIPLAVCSGELAQVERWTRKRGLTEKAQQVVLQQMLDMQQFVWVSKQKCWLQEAFIKMPWAEAILLAQLGERRVAARLLEPWHTHQDKAAEIGIYLQVLCSDAADRGQLRSRDTGRSMAMEDVRWMGKQAEAFIRLRAWAGFGAWLPEVKEASAVLVQLSPSARIGLLLAPLSVRRELYSLLQEQKEVDREMMERSPVSEAAYTSRPSDHEAAAVQQEEDYSDRGVQPVQLFMRLALRASFKEKEAGPALPSYEQEIAQIQKYKPASSIEAAQYGWNALELFMKQKSQCAEARFQAAAQLMLL from the coding sequence ATGAATAACAGATCACCTATTTCCTTATGTATGATTGTTCGTGATGAGGCACTGTTCCTGGAGCAGTGTCTGGCTTCGGTAGCGAGTGTCGTCTCCGAAATGATCATCGTTGATACGGGGTCCACCGATCAAAGTGTCGATATCGCTAGACAGTACGGAGCAACGGTTGTCCATATGGATTGGCAATCGGATTTTGCTGCGGCTCGGAATGAATCTCTTCGACATGCGGCACAGCCCTGGGTTTTGATTATGGATGCGGATGAACAATTGGTCGAAGGACAGCAGAGCCGGCTGTTTTCATTGCTTGAAGCAAGTGATGGGGTATATGGATTTGAGGTGGAGATCAAGAGCCTGCTTGGTCGTTCTGGAGAGGAGTCTGTGACGGACAGTGCCTGCCGGATCTTCCGGAATGATACGAGAATCAGGTTCAAAGGGAGGATTCATGAAGAAGCGGCCACCTCTATCCTTGCACTCGGAGCCAATACACTTAGAGCCTCGGGGCTTCAGCTCCTGCATTATGGGTACCTCGATCACATCGTTAAACAGAGAAATAAAAGCGAACGGAATGTTCAGCTCATTAACGAGGCCTTGCTGCAGGAGCCAGATAGCAGAATATTGCAGTATGCACTGGGTACAGAATATTTTCAGCTGGGGGAATATGATGCTGCGGTACGCATACTCGAGCCGCTTCTGGATGGGATGCCGCCAGAGGCGGGATATGCCTCCGATGTATTTCTTAAGACGATATTTGCTTTGCGGGAAAAGGGAGAGCTGCATCAAGCGGTAGAGAAGGCGGAAGAGGGTGTATCCAGGTACCCGGGGTTTGCCGACTTGCAGGAGCTGAAGGCTGTTCTGCTTATGGACCTGGGGAGGGACGATGAGGCGCTGGGTGTACTGACTAACATAAGTCATAGCAGGGAGTATACCTCCGTATCCGGTGCAGGTACCTATCGTTCCTCTTATCTGATGGGAATCGTTTATGAACGCATGGGTGAGGGAAAGCGTGCTTGTGAAGCTTATGAAAAAGCAGTGGAGGCGAACCCTGATTATGTGCCGGCGTGGCAGCGCTGGATTCCACTTGCTGTATGCAGCGGTGAGCTCGCTCAGGTAGAGCGATGGACTCGAAAAAGGGGACTTACAGAGAAGGCGCAGCAGGTTGTTCTCCAGCAAATGCTTGATATGCAGCAATTTGTATGGGTATCGAAACAGAAATGTTGGCTGCAAGAAGCCTTTATAAAAATGCCCTGGGCAGAAGCCATCCTGCTGGCTCAGCTTGGAGAACGGCGTGTTGCTGCAAGGCTGCTTGAGCCTTGGCATACCCATCAGGATAAGGCCGCAGAGATCGGCATCTATCTGCAGGTGCTTTGCTCGGATGCTGCCGACAGAGGACAGCTGCGCAGCCGCGATACCGGCCGATCTATGGCCATGGAGGATGTACGCTGGATGGGGAAGCAGGCAGAAGCGTTCATCCGGCTGAGGGCATGGGCTGGCTTCGGTGCCTGGCTGCCAGAGGTGAAGGAAGCGTCTGCCGTTCTGGTTCAGCTGTCTCCTTCTGCAAGAATAGGGCTGCTGCTGGCTCCGCTGTCCGTCCGCAGGGAGCTCTACTCCTTGCTGCAGGAGCAGAAGGAGGTTGACCGAGAAATGATGGAGAGGTCACCTGTATCTGAAGCAGCATATACGAGCCGACCGTCAGATCACGAAGCAGCCGCCGTCCAACAAGAGGAGGACTATTCTGACCGAGGGGTGCAGCCTGTGCAGCTGTTTATGCGGCTTGCCTTGAGAGCCAGCTTCAAGGAGAAGGAGGCAGGTCCAGCTCTCCCTAGCTATGAGCAAGAGATTGCTCAGATTCAGAAGTATAAGCCCGCATCTTCTATCGAAGCGGCTCAATACGGATGGAACGCCTTAGAGCTGTTCATGAAGCAGAAGTCTCAGTGTGCTGAAGCCAGATTTCAAGCAGCAGCTCAGCTCATGCTGTTATAG
- a CDS encoding glycosyltransferase has translation MSSGRISLCMIVKNEERSLPSCLNSVRGAVDEVIVVDTGSTDQTVQLARQQGAIVIPFEWCDDFAAARNRGLEAATGDWILFLDADEMLDDKAREELPLWGVQEGVDGFFLQIHNYTGNGSGGVTINPVLRMFRNDPKHRFSGRIHEQIAESIVNHNPQAHFHMTDMIIHHYGYSEEIVLEKDKVSRNTRLLQQVIHEDPDNPFHRYNMGVEWLRIGRLEEALSSFRRAWEGLDPIKASYAHLVLKYEIRCLQALGRWEEAEAQITKGLQLYPDYTDLLHCRALTEEAFGREKQAEAALREALRLGPAPDLYHTEEGIGTYQTHYLLGLNAEKREALDEAVDCYVKAIRCKPSLTPPLYRIFRIMQAALQEEHIPELLKARFSFSTPESTWKVIHILNECGCYSSVIPMLHQLEQESPPHARKQIRVHRVEAMWKAGEWKQADRLRRKAHIPSSFSPSELMNWSMDIRSKEEAYQDPAIRLLQNKCSLSEALGGGAEQGAAARTTREEIPQLWSSFASLCQAAMNAERQELFSSVLEGWIEAVDQGLQEGELTSVSGVHMLLQTMISAADHHLAHMTTLQREQEHRGKDWRMIQRLRLTLPWSDGHQ, from the coding sequence ATGTCTAGTGGCCGAATCTCTTTATGCATGATCGTGAAGAACGAAGAACGGAGCTTGCCTTCTTGTTTGAACAGTGTGCGTGGGGCCGTTGATGAGGTGATCGTGGTTGATACAGGATCTACCGATCAAACGGTACAGCTTGCGAGGCAGCAAGGTGCTATTGTAATTCCATTCGAGTGGTGTGATGATTTTGCGGCTGCCCGCAACAGGGGTCTCGAGGCTGCAACAGGAGATTGGATTCTGTTTCTGGATGCGGATGAAATGCTGGATGACAAGGCTAGGGAAGAGCTTCCGCTGTGGGGCGTACAGGAGGGAGTAGACGGATTTTTTCTGCAAATTCACAATTATACCGGCAACGGATCGGGCGGAGTCACCATCAATCCTGTACTGCGGATGTTTCGCAATGACCCGAAGCATCGTTTTTCCGGACGCATTCATGAGCAGATTGCCGAATCCATTGTGAATCACAATCCACAGGCGCATTTTCATATGACAGATATGATCATTCATCATTATGGCTACAGCGAAGAGATTGTGCTGGAAAAAGACAAAGTCAGCCGAAATACACGGCTTCTTCAGCAGGTGATTCATGAGGATCCAGACAATCCATTTCACCGGTATAACATGGGGGTTGAATGGCTGAGGATCGGCCGACTGGAGGAAGCATTGAGCTCGTTTCGCAGGGCGTGGGAGGGTCTTGATCCAATAAAGGCCAGCTATGCTCATCTGGTGCTTAAATACGAGATTCGATGTCTGCAGGCGCTCGGCAGATGGGAGGAAGCGGAAGCACAGATTACGAAGGGGCTGCAGCTGTATCCGGATTATACCGACTTATTGCACTGCCGAGCCTTGACCGAGGAGGCATTTGGCAGGGAAAAGCAGGCGGAAGCCGCGCTCAGGGAAGCACTGCGTCTAGGTCCGGCGCCGGATCTATATCATACGGAAGAGGGAATCGGCACCTATCAGACGCATTACCTGCTGGGATTAAATGCAGAGAAGCGAGAGGCACTGGATGAGGCGGTTGACTGTTATGTGAAGGCGATTCGCTGCAAGCCCAGCTTAACTCCGCCGCTCTATCGGATATTTCGGATTATGCAGGCTGCGCTTCAGGAGGAGCATATTCCGGAACTGCTTAAGGCACGGTTCTCCTTCTCGACACCGGAGAGCACATGGAAAGTGATTCATATTCTGAACGAATGCGGATGCTATTCTTCTGTAATCCCAATGCTGCATCAGCTGGAACAAGAGAGTCCTCCGCATGCGCGTAAGCAGATTCGTGTCCATCGGGTGGAGGCGATGTGGAAGGCAGGGGAATGGAAGCAGGCTGACCGGTTGCGGCGCAAAGCCCATATTCCGTCCTCCTTTTCTCCATCTGAGCTTATGAACTGGAGCATGGACATACGGAGTAAGGAAGAGGCTTATCAAGATCCGGCTATTCGGCTGCTTCAGAATAAATGTTCCTTGTCGGAAGCACTGGGCGGCGGAGCAGAACAGGGTGCAGCTGCCAGAACAACCCGGGAGGAAATCCCGCAGCTCTGGAGCTCATTCGCAAGCTTATGCCAGGCAGCAATGAATGCGGAGAGGCAGGAGCTGTTCTCATCGGTTCTAGAAGGCTGGATCGAGGCGGTTGACCAAGGCTTGCAAGAGGGTGAACTCACTTCTGTGTCCGGGGTCCATATGCTTCTGCAAACGATGATCAGTGCTGCTGACCACCATTTGGCCCATATGACCACCCTTCAGCGTGAGCAGGAGCATCGAGGCAAGGACTGGCGGATGATTCAGCGGCTTCGGCTTACATTGCCATGGAGCGATGGACATCAGTGA
- a CDS encoding DUF6385 domain-containing protein, with product MPNFSTFNLNPDNLRSLIYGTDDANVSHPVRTDTSGNLIGVILDGTISNMPGISNVTITAGTLTSLLDGTISNVMGATITAGTITSVLGATITAGTITSVLGTTITAGTLTNLLDGTLTSVLGATITAGTITSVLGTTITAGTLTNLLDGTLTSVLGATITAGTLTNLLDGTISNVMGATITAGTLTNLLDGTLTSVLGATITAGTITSVLGTTITAGTLTNLLDGTLTSVLGATITAGTITSVLGTTITAGTLTNLLDGTISNVMGATITAGTLTNLLDGTLTSVLGATITAGTITSVLGTTITAGTLTNLLDGTLTSVLGATITAGTLTNLLDGTLTSVLGATITAGTITSVLGTTITAGTLTNLLDGTLTSVLGATITAGTITSVLGTTITAGTLTNLLDGTLTSVLGATITAGTITSVLGTTITAGTLTNLLDGTLTSVLGATITAGTLTNLLDGTISNVMGATITAGTLTSVLGATITAGTITSVLGTTITAGTLTNLLDGTLTSVLGATITAGTITSVLGTTITAGTLTNLLDGTLTSVLGATITAGTITSVLGTTITAGTLTNLLDGTLTSVLGATITAGTLTNLLDGTLTSVLGATITAGTITSVLGTTITAGTLTNLLDGTLTSVLGATITAGTLTNLLDGTISNVMGATITAGTITSVLGTTITAGTLTNLLDGTLTSVLGATITAGTITSVLGTTITAGTLTNLLDGTLTSVLGATITAGTITSVLGTTITAGTLSSVTSISQKSFTETQVLGIPTADAFTPLGPVSTSVFGTYSFFVYNAGPANSVDARVEISANGTNWFADVDTVTGITAGSVDVLVPQRFLKYTRLAYRSSTPGAATTIDVFFNGQGT from the coding sequence ATGCCTAACTTTTCAACCTTTAACTTGAATCCGGATAATTTAAGAAGTTTAATTTACGGGACTGATGACGCAAATGTCAGCCATCCGGTCAGAACAGATACAAGCGGCAACCTGATTGGCGTTATATTGGACGGAACCATCAGTAATATGCCAGGCATATCGAATGTAACGATCACTGCCGGGACGCTCACAAGCCTGCTGGATGGAACCATCTCGAATGTGATGGGAGCCACCATTACAGCTGGGACCATTACGAGCGTGCTTGGAGCGACGATTACCGCCGGAACGATCACAAGTGTGCTAGGCACAACGATCACGGCGGGAACGCTGACGAACTTGCTGGATGGAACGTTGACAAGCGTGCTCGGAGCCACGATCACCGCCGGAACGATCACCAGTGTGCTAGGCACAACGATCACGGCGGGAACGCTGACGAACTTGCTGGATGGAACATTAACGAGTGTACTTGGAGCGACGATCACGGCGGGAACCTTAACGAACTTACTGGATGGAACCATCTCGAATGTGATGGGAGCGACCATTACAGCGGGAACGCTGACGAACTTGCTGGATGGAACGTTGACGAGTGTACTTGGAGCGACGATTACGGCAGGAACGATTACAAGCGTGCTGGGTACGACAATCACGGCGGGAACGCTGACGAACTTGCTGGATGGAACGTTGACGAGTGTACTTGGAGCGACGATTACGGCAGGAACGATTACAAGCGTACTGGGCACGACGATCACAGCGGGAACCTTAACGAACTTACTGGATGGAACCATCTCGAATGTGATGGGAGCGACCATTACAGCGGGAACGCTGACGAACTTGCTGGATGGAACGTTGACGAGCGTACTTGGAGCGACAATCACCGCCGGGACAATCACGAGCGTACTGGGCACGACAATTACGGCGGGAACACTGACGAACCTGCTGGATGGAACATTGACGAGTGTGCTTGGAGCTACGATCACGGCGGGAACCTTGACGAACCTGCTGGACGGAACGTTGACGAGTGTACTCGGAGCGACGATTACCGCCGGAACGATCACAAGCGTACTGGGCACAACGATTACGGCGGGAACGCTGACGAACCTGCTGGATGGAACATTGACGAGTGTGCTTGGAGCGACGATTACCGCCGGAACGATCACAAGCGTACTGGGCACGACGATCACAGCAGGAACGCTGACGAACCTGCTGGATGGAACATTGACGAGTGTACTTGGAGCGACGATTACCGCCGGAACGATCACAAGCGTACTGGGAACGACGATCACAGCGGGAACGCTGACGAACCTGTTGGATGGAACATTAACGAGTGTACTTGGAGCGACGATCACGGCGGGAACCTTAACGAACTTACTGGATGGAACCATCTCGAATGTGATGGGAGCGACCATTACAGCGGGAACGCTGACGAGTGTGCTTGGAGCGACGATCACCGCAGGGACGATCACGAGTGTGCTAGGCACGACAATTACGGCGGGAACGCTGACGAACCTGCTGGATGGAACGTTGACGAGCGTACTTGGAGCGACAATCACCGCAGGGACAATCACGAGCGTGCTAGGCACGACAATCACGGCGGGAACGCTGACGAACCTGCTGGATGGAACGTTGACGAGTGTGCTTGGAGCTACAATCACCGCCGGGACAATCACAAGCGTACTGGGCACGACAATTACGGCGGGAACACTGACGAACCTGCTGGATGGAACATTGACGAGTGTGCTTGGAGCTACGATCACGGCGGGAACCTTGACGAACCTGCTGGACGGAACGTTGACGAGTGTACTCGGAGCGACGATTACCGCCGGAACGATTACAAGCGTGCTAGGCACGACAATCACCGCAGGAACGCTGACGAACCTGCTGGATGGAACATTAACGAGTGTGCTCGGAGCGACGATTACGGCGGGAACCTTAACGAACTTACTGGATGGAACCATCTCGAATGTGATGGGAGCGACGATCACCGCAGGGACGATCACAAGCGTGCTGGGCACAACGATCACGGCGGGAACGCTGACGAACTTGCTGGATGGGACGTTGACGAGTGTGCTCGGAGCGACAATCACCGCAGGGACAATCACGAGCGTGCTAGGCACGACAATTACGGCGGGAACGCTGACGAACCTGCTGGATGGAACGTTGACGAGCGTACTCGGAGCGACGATCACAGCAGGAACAATCACAAGCGTACTGGGAACAACGATTACCGCCGGTACACTTAGCAGCGTCACCTCCATTTCACAAAAAAGCTTTACGGAAACTCAGGTGCTCGGCATTCCGACAGCGGATGCGTTCACCCCGCTGGGTCCGGTAAGCACCAGCGTATTCGGAACGTACTCCTTCTTCGTATATAATGCAGGCCCTGCAAACAGCGTGGACGCAAGGGTAGAGATCAGTGCCAACGGAACGAACTGGTTTGCCGATGTAGACACGGTTACCGGCATTACTGCAGGGTCGGTAGACGTGCTTGTGCCTCAGCGTTTTCTTAAATACACACGGCTTGCCTATCGTTCAAGTACACCGGGTGCTGCAACGACAATTGATGTGTTTTTCAACGGACAAGGAACATAA